One Deinococcus sp. LM3 genomic region harbors:
- the yqeK gene encoding bis(5'-nucleosyl)-tetraphosphatase (symmetrical) YqeK, translated as MIAQLLVPRHPVAEWTGWEERVRLMVRPRRYEHVLRVAELAAQIALANGLDDMRAYAAGILHDIARDLPDAELLRLAPPECDIDAGHPLALHGRAARVLLERWGYQDRVVLEAVEDHTTGPRGGNPVADCVYIADVSEPGRGVNADIRELALRDLNAALERAIVSKVTYLQGRGIQVHPRTLLSYHALPCVARQDQGGSASLLTAPQP; from the coding sequence GTGATTGCCCAGCTCCTCGTACCCCGGCACCCGGTGGCCGAGTGGACTGGCTGGGAGGAACGCGTGCGGCTGATGGTCCGGCCCAGGCGTTACGAACACGTGTTGCGCGTGGCTGAACTGGCCGCGCAGATCGCCCTGGCCAACGGACTGGACGACATGCGCGCCTACGCGGCCGGGATTCTGCACGACATCGCCCGTGACCTGCCGGACGCCGAACTGCTGCGGCTCGCGCCGCCCGAGTGCGACATCGACGCCGGGCATCCGCTGGCGCTGCACGGGCGGGCCGCGCGGGTGCTGCTGGAACGCTGGGGGTATCAGGACCGGGTGGTGCTGGAGGCCGTGGAGGACCACACGACTGGCCCGCGCGGCGGGAATCCGGTGGCGGACTGCGTGTACATCGCGGACGTGTCCGAGCCGGGGAGGGGCGTAAACGCCGACATCCGCGAACTGGCGCTGCGGGACCTGAATGCGGCGCTGGAGCGCGCCATCGTCTCGAAGGTCACGTACCTGCAGGGGCGCGGTATTCAGGTGCATCCGCGCACCCTGCTGTCCTATCACGCGCTGCCGTGCGTGGCCCGGCAGGACCAGGGCGGGTCCGCTTCCCTCCTGACGGCCCCTCAGCCATGA
- the coaD gene encoding pantetheine-phosphate adenylyltransferase: MNAVFPGSFDPITSGHMDVLTRAAKIFDHVTLTVMHNARKQGRHLFTLEERMDILREATTHLPNVRVDTFGGLLVDYMARQEPGSVILRGLRAVSDYEYELQIAHLNRQIGDAETVFIMAATRWSFVSSSMVREIASYGGDVSEMVPRASAAALRRKHADVYAEREAEKQEQRQAQQQEQSGR, translated from the coding sequence ATGAACGCTGTCTTTCCCGGGTCGTTCGACCCCATCACCAGCGGGCACATGGACGTCCTGACGCGCGCCGCGAAGATCTTCGACCACGTGACCCTGACGGTCATGCACAACGCCCGCAAGCAGGGCCGCCACCTGTTCACGCTGGAGGAACGCATGGACATCCTGCGCGAGGCGACCACGCACCTCCCGAACGTCCGCGTGGACACCTTCGGGGGCCTGCTGGTGGACTACATGGCCCGCCAGGAGCCCGGCAGCGTGATCCTGCGCGGCCTGCGGGCGGTCAGCGACTACGAGTACGAGCTGCAGATCGCGCACCTGAACCGCCAGATCGGGGACGCCGAGACGGTGTTCATCATGGCCGCCACCCGCTGGAGTTTCGTGAGCAGCTCCATGGTCCGCGAGATCGCCAGTTACGGCGGTGACGTGAGCGAGATGGTCCCGCGTGCCAGTGCCGCCGCGCTGCGCCGCAAGCACGCCGACGTGTACGCCGAACGCGAGGCCGAGAAACAGGAGCAGAGGCAGGCGCAGCAGCAGGAACAGTCGGGCCGCTGA
- a CDS encoding response regulator transcription factor, whose amino-acid sequence MSHVVVIEDEGTVRDVLRFHLERAGLRVTALESTAGALDALNGADALVLDWMLPGESGLGFLRRLRGDAELRRLPVLMLTARAAEAERVEGLESGADDYLTKPFSAAELVARVRALLRRTQPEVPPTMTNGPLTVDVGAAEARVSGSRLNLTRREFDLLAFLTQHVGRVYSRTELLDRVWGADFLGGERTVDQHVTQLRAHLGDDPSRPGFLETVRGKGYRMRPWTDAP is encoded by the coding sequence ATGAGCCACGTCGTTGTCATCGAGGATGAGGGAACAGTGCGGGACGTCCTGCGCTTTCACCTGGAGCGGGCGGGGCTGCGGGTCACGGCCCTGGAGTCCACGGCGGGCGCGCTGGACGCCCTGAACGGCGCCGACGCCCTGGTGCTGGACTGGATGCTGCCGGGCGAGAGCGGGCTGGGCTTCCTGCGCCGCCTGCGGGGCGACGCGGAACTGCGCCGACTGCCGGTGCTGATGCTGACCGCCCGCGCCGCCGAGGCCGAGCGGGTCGAGGGCCTGGAATCCGGTGCGGACGACTACCTGACCAAGCCGTTCTCGGCGGCGGAACTGGTGGCGCGCGTGCGGGCGCTGCTGCGGCGCACGCAGCCGGAGGTGCCGCCCACCATGACGAACGGCCCGCTGACCGTGGATGTGGGGGCCGCCGAGGCCCGCGTGAGCGGCAGCCGCCTGAACCTGACCCGCCGGGAGTTCGACCTGCTGGCGTTCCTGACGCAGCACGTGGGCCGCGTGTACTCGCGCACGGAACTGCTCGACCGGGTGTGGGGCGCGGATTTCCTGGGCGGCGAGCGCACGGTGGATCAGCACGTGACGCAGCTGCGCGCCCACCTGGGAGATGATCCCAGCCGTCCCGGTTTCCTGGAGACGGTGCGCGGCAAGGGCTACCGCATGCGCCCCTGGACGGACGCACCGTGA
- a CDS encoding LCP family protein produces the protein MSGGGSGSGRAPRIAGLRALQAFGLTLSCLSLGGFALLSGAGRTVASTVTPGAAPQFTVLIAGRDIVYCYYRQPCKDQDQRTGLVQPPNTDTVMLVKVDGSSVRVLNIPRDTNVGPFDRFSSIAAQKVNSQYHSGGPEALARAVETITGERVDSYVVVRTDYVERVIDALGGLNVTVPEGGIEWIDNAAGVNLQLPAGAHLLRGKEAVLFLRVRKGFGDDYGRIDHQKQALTQLAGRLKSAQGLAALPTILGGIGNGVETNADPNTLVTLRPFLSQLKLSFATLPTDEIPGTFNLAVNRERLAALWGDTPAPAADAPSVKVTVVDASGAGLGAGLSRALGALGYADVQVTVAPPSLEASQVFTQQDVAQAGALADLLNLPRLQGERFPVAPGEVGVLLGRDAQDTLSQLAALAGAPVPPPAAPTPVPPTGN, from the coding sequence ATGAGCGGCGGGGGTTCCGGGTCGGGGCGCGCGCCCCGCATCGCTGGCCTGCGCGCCCTGCAGGCGTTCGGTCTGACCCTGTCGTGCCTGTCCCTGGGGGGCTTCGCGCTGCTCAGCGGGGCGGGCCGCACGGTCGCGTCGACGGTCACGCCGGGCGCCGCGCCGCAGTTCACGGTGCTGATCGCCGGGCGGGACATCGTGTACTGCTACTACCGGCAGCCCTGCAAGGACCAGGATCAGCGGACCGGGCTGGTGCAGCCGCCGAACACCGACACGGTCATGCTGGTCAAGGTGGACGGGTCGAGCGTGCGGGTGCTGAACATCCCGCGCGACACGAACGTGGGGCCGTTCGACCGCTTCAGTTCCATCGCGGCGCAGAAGGTGAACAGCCAGTACCACTCGGGCGGCCCGGAGGCCCTCGCGCGGGCCGTGGAGACCATCACGGGCGAGCGGGTGGACTCGTATGTGGTGGTCCGCACCGATTACGTCGAGCGGGTCATCGACGCGCTGGGTGGCCTGAACGTCACGGTTCCCGAGGGCGGCATCGAGTGGATCGACAACGCGGCCGGCGTGAACCTGCAACTGCCGGCCGGCGCGCACCTGCTCAGGGGCAAGGAGGCGGTGCTGTTCCTGCGGGTCCGGAAGGGCTTCGGGGACGATTACGGCCGCATCGACCACCAGAAGCAGGCGCTGACGCAGCTCGCGGGCCGCCTGAAGTCCGCGCAGGGCCTCGCGGCGCTCCCCACCATCCTGGGCGGCATCGGGAACGGCGTGGAAACGAACGCCGACCCGAACACGCTGGTGACGCTGCGGCCCTTCCTGAGTCAGCTGAAACTGAGTTTCGCGACGCTGCCCACCGACGAGATTCCCGGCACCTTCAACCTCGCCGTGAACCGCGAGCGGCTCGCCGCGCTGTGGGGCGACACGCCCGCCCCGGCGGCCGACGCGCCGTCCGTGAAGGTGACGGTCGTGGACGCCAGCGGCGCGGGCCTGGGCGCCGGCCTGAGCCGGGCGCTGGGCGCGCTGGGTTACGCGGACGTGCAGGTCACGGTCGCCCCGCCCAGCCTGGAAGCCAGTCAGGTGTTCACGCAGCAGGACGTGGCGCAGGCGGGCGCGCTCGCGGACCTGCTGAACCTGCCGCGCCTGCAGGGCGAACGCTTCCCGGTCGCGCCGGGCGAGGTGGGCGTGCTGCTGGGCCGGGACGCGCAGGACACGCTGTCGCAACTCGCGGCGCTGGCCGGCGCGCCCGTCCCGCCGCCCGCCGCCCCCACCCCCGTCCCCCCCACCGGCAATTAA
- the metK gene encoding methionine adenosyltransferase — protein sequence MRKYYTSESVSEGHPDKLADFISDSILDEFLRQEPTSRVAVETLLTTGMAVVAGEVRAETAHVDVQKTVREAVKQVGYTRANYGFDAEYSAVLVSIHEQSPEIATGVDTSEEWRAMTPEQRADPANAHSMVGAGDQGLMFGYATDETPELMPLPISLAHKLTRRLAELRKDGTLPYLRPDAKAQVTVVRDGEPHEATQTLVDTVVISTQHSEDVTQEQIRADMLEHVIRAVIPAEYLTDDTKYFINPSGRFVIGGPHGDTGLTGRKIIVDTYGGAVPHGGGAFSGKDPTKVDRSAAYYARFIAKNVVAAGLARRALVEIAYAIGRAGPVSLRVDTYGTGTVSDEQLAALIAAHFDARPQSIIAELDLQRPIYAQTAAYGHFGRPEFPWEQTPKAGALKAAAGQ from the coding sequence ATGCGGAAATACTACACCTCGGAATCGGTGTCCGAAGGGCACCCTGACAAGCTCGCCGACTTCATCTCGGACAGCATCCTCGACGAGTTCCTGCGCCAGGAACCGACCAGCCGCGTGGCCGTCGAGACCCTCCTGACCACCGGCATGGCCGTCGTGGCCGGCGAGGTCCGCGCCGAGACCGCCCACGTGGACGTGCAGAAGACCGTCCGCGAGGCCGTCAAGCAGGTCGGTTACACCCGCGCCAACTACGGCTTCGACGCCGAGTACAGCGCCGTGCTGGTCAGCATTCACGAGCAGAGCCCCGAGATCGCCACCGGCGTGGACACCAGCGAGGAGTGGCGCGCCATGACCCCCGAGCAGCGCGCCGACCCGGCCAACGCGCACTCCATGGTCGGTGCGGGCGACCAGGGCCTGATGTTCGGTTACGCCACCGACGAGACCCCGGAACTGATGCCGCTGCCCATCAGCCTCGCGCACAAGCTGACGCGCCGCCTGGCCGAACTGCGCAAGGACGGCACGTTGCCGTACCTGCGTCCCGACGCCAAGGCCCAGGTCACGGTCGTCCGCGACGGCGAGCCCCACGAGGCCACCCAGACCCTGGTGGACACGGTCGTGATCAGCACCCAGCACAGCGAGGACGTCACGCAGGAACAGATCCGCGCCGACATGCTCGAACACGTCATCCGCGCCGTGATCCCGGCCGAGTACCTGACCGACGACACCAAGTACTTCATCAACCCGTCGGGCCGCTTCGTCATCGGCGGCCCGCACGGCGACACCGGCCTGACCGGCCGCAAGATCATCGTGGACACCTACGGCGGGGCCGTCCCTCACGGCGGCGGCGCCTTCAGCGGCAAGGACCCCACCAAGGTCGACCGCAGCGCGGCGTACTACGCCCGCTTCATCGCCAAGAACGTCGTGGCCGCCGGACTGGCCCGCCGCGCGCTGGTCGAGATCGCGTACGCCATCGGCCGCGCCGGACCCGTCAGCCTGCGCGTGGACACCTACGGCACCGGCACCGTCAGCGACGAGCAGCTGGCCGCGCTGATCGCCGCGCACTTCGACGCCCGCCCGCAGTCGATCATCGCGGAACTGGACCTGCAACGCCCCATCTACGCGCAGACCGCCGCCTACGGCCACTTCGGCCGCCCGGAGTTCCCCTGGGAGCAGACGCCCAAGGCCGGGGCCCTGAAAGCCGCCGCAGGGCAGTAA
- a CDS encoding RsmD family RNA methyltransferase, with translation MSLRILGGSAKGRALEVPDSARPSGARIRKSLFDLLAARLPHGTFLDMHGGSGAIGLEAASRGYRVTLIEMDGRAVKALEANARALGLRARILKGDAQSLMPALGPFDIVFSDPPYDVDIPALAANLLSRNVVRPGGLLICQHPDRTRLPEKAGYTREVREYGSNSLTIYERDEPTDEPTEEPTDEAGGHEGAAEVG, from the coding sequence ATGAGCCTGCGCATTCTGGGCGGCAGCGCCAAGGGCCGCGCGCTGGAAGTACCGGACAGCGCCCGGCCCAGCGGCGCACGCATCCGCAAGAGCCTGTTCGACCTGCTGGCCGCGCGACTGCCGCACGGCACCTTCCTGGATATGCACGGCGGCAGCGGCGCCATCGGTCTGGAAGCCGCCAGCCGGGGGTACCGGGTGACGCTGATCGAGATGGACGGCCGCGCCGTGAAGGCCCTCGAGGCGAACGCCCGCGCGCTGGGCCTGCGCGCCCGCATCCTGAAGGGCGACGCGCAGAGCCTGATGCCGGCGCTGGGGCCGTTCGACATCGTGTTCAGCGACCCGCCGTACGACGTGGACATTCCCGCGCTGGCCGCGAACCTGCTCTCCCGGAACGTGGTGCGGCCCGGCGGCCTGCTGATCTGCCAGCACCCGGACCGCACGCGCCTGCCCGAGAAGGCCGGCTACACCCGCGAGGTCCGCGAGTACGGCAGCAACAGCCTGACCATCTACGAACGCGACGAACCCACCGACGAACCGACCGAAGAACCCACGGACGAGGCGGGCGGCCATGAAGGCGCGGCGGAAGTAGGGTAA
- the rsfS gene encoding ribosome silencing factor translates to MTPDAQTLTQLQAIVDAARERRAEDVTVLDLTDVSSTLEYFVICTATAGLQLNAVQENIREKAMAAGLPRPSVEGPSERWLLLAFGGSVIVHIMTKDAREYYDLEGLWSDARAMDFPDLQESPKA, encoded by the coding sequence ATGACCCCAGACGCCCAGACCCTGACCCAACTGCAAGCCATCGTGGACGCCGCCCGTGAACGCCGCGCCGAGGACGTCACCGTGCTCGACCTGACCGACGTCAGCTCCACCCTGGAGTACTTCGTGATCTGCACCGCCACCGCCGGGTTGCAGCTGAACGCCGTGCAGGAGAACATCCGCGAGAAGGCCATGGCCGCCGGCCTGCCCCGTCCCAGCGTGGAAGGCCCCAGCGAACGCTGGCTGCTGCTGGCGTTCGGCGGCAGCGTGATCGTGCACATCATGACCAAGGACGCCCGCGAGTACTACGACCTCGAAGGCCTCTGGAGCGACGCGCGCGCCATGGACTTCCCGGACCTGCAGGAAAGCCCCAAAGCCTGA
- a CDS encoding DUF3809 domain-containing protein, translating to MIFDAAQTFTLPYPGPPADALAFVRDPARALGRLRFLRDLRADEGGVRGELVVPLPGLGDADLPFHSLLSLTPDGADLIPQALSGERAWVEVAGQARAEGTDLHFTFQFRAHLATPDAQGWGGAAFEKMIRAAAGRTLDRVARELPGSIRAALPTEPA from the coding sequence GTGATCTTCGACGCCGCGCAGACCTTCACCCTGCCGTACCCCGGCCCGCCCGCCGACGCGCTGGCGTTCGTGCGTGACCCCGCCCGCGCGCTGGGCCGCCTGCGGTTCCTGCGGGACCTGCGCGCCGACGAGGGCGGCGTGCGCGGCGAACTGGTCGTGCCGCTGCCGGGCCTGGGGGACGCCGACCTGCCGTTCCACAGCCTCCTAAGCCTCACGCCGGACGGCGCGGACCTGATCCCGCAGGCCCTGAGCGGCGAGCGCGCCTGGGTAGAGGTTGCCGGGCAGGCCCGCGCGGAGGGCACGGACCTGCACTTCACCTTCCAGTTCCGCGCGCACCTCGCCACGCCCGACGCGCAGGGCTGGGGCGGCGCGGCCTTCGAGAAGATGATCCGCGCCGCCGCCGGCCGCACCCTGGACCGCGTGGCCCGCGAACTGCCCGGCAGCATCCGCGCCGCCCTGCCGACCGAACCGGCCTGA
- a CDS encoding DUF3248 domain-containing protein, producing the protein MNADLSPDLPGDPNADGRPPVTPDLLRQLEALGGQLVWRIGKDEASDDVIVRLGFASATPRFAHLSRLRSAGDAELQAALAENRVVIEWVD; encoded by the coding sequence ATGAATGCCGACCTGTCCCCTGACCTGCCCGGCGACCCGAACGCAGACGGCCGCCCGCCGGTCACGCCGGACCTGCTGCGTCAGCTGGAGGCGCTGGGCGGGCAGCTGGTGTGGCGCATCGGGAAGGACGAGGCCAGCGACGACGTGATCGTCCGGCTGGGCTTCGCGTCGGCCACGCCCCGCTTCGCGCACCTGTCGCGCCTGCGCAGCGCCGGGGACGCCGAGTTGCAGGCCGCGCTGGCCGAGAACCGCGTCGTGATCGAATGGGTGGACTGA